The Thermomonospora amylolytica sequence CCCCCGCAGGTTCCAGACCCCCGAGGTCCCGCCCACCGACGTCCCGTCGCCCGCGCCGACGGGTTGAGCGCCCGCCGGGGCGGCCCGGCTGTCCTATGGTGACGTTCGTGACCGACATGAGCGACTCCGGGCAGGGCCCCCGCCCGGTGCGGGTGATGGTCGTCGACGACCATCCGATGTGGCGCGACGCCGTCGCCCGGGACCTGACCGAGGCCGGGCACGAGGTCGTCGCCACGGCCGGGGAGGGGCGGGCCGCCATCCGGATCGCCGCCGCGGCCCGCCCCGAGGTGGCCGTCGTGGACCTGCAGCTCCCCGACATCAGCGGCGTCGAGGTGGCGCGCGCCCTGGCCGCGCCCGGCGAGGACGGCGAACCGGCGGTGCGGGTGCTGGTGCTGTCGGCCAGCGGCGAGCAGCAGGACGTGCTGGACGCGGTCAAGGCGGGCGCCACCGGCTACCTGCTCAAGTCCGCCGCCCGTGAGGAGTTCCTCGACGCGGTGCGCCGCACCGCGGACGGCGACGCGGTGTTCACGCCGGGACTGGCCGGGCTGGTGCTGGGCGAGTACCGCAGGCTGGCCGCGGCGCCCCGGCGCGCCGACGACGACACCCCCCGGCTCACCGAACGGGAGACCGAGGTGCTGCGGCTGGTCGCCAAGGGCCTGACCTACAAGCAGATCGCCCAGCGGCTGGTGCTGTCGCACCGCACCGTGCAGAACCACGTCCAGAACACCCTGAACAAGCTGCACCTGCACAACCGCGTCGAGCTGGTCCGGTACGCCATCGAGAAGGGCCTGGACCAGGACTGACCGGACCCCGGACCGATGTCCGTCTTCTCCGGATCCGAGTGAACCGGGGGCCGGGACGGGCCGTCCAAGGGATCGAGGCCCGCGGTGCCGGGCCGGGACATCTGGAGGCGCCCGTGAACGGGTCCGCTGCGGACGTGCTCGCTGCCACCGGGGACACCTGGGGGATCCCCGGATCGCTGTTCCTGACCGTCTACGTGTTCATCGCGCTGGCCCTGACCGCGCTCGCGGTGGCGATGCGGCGCACCGGCGCCGGCTCCACCCCCGTCCGTGACCTGCACGCCTTCGAGATCGCCTTCCTCGTGGGAGGACGGCACCGCGCGGTCGCCGCCGCGCTGGCCTCGCTGCGCGCCGAGGAGGCCGTGGAGTCCGCCGGCAGAGGCCGGCTGCGCGCGACCGGCGGCCCCGGCCGTTCCGGGGTGAGCACCCTGGACGGCGCGATCCTCGCCGTCATCCGGGGCGGCCGTGAGATCGCCACCGCCGAGCTGCCGGACAAGTACCAGGTCAAGCGGCTCCTGGACGACATGCAGGCCCGGCTGGAGCGACGCGGCCTGCTCAACGGCGCCGACCGGCGCGCCCGGCTGCGGCTGCCCGCGCTGGGGCTGGCGCTGCTGGCGGCCGTCGGCGTCGTGCGGGTGATCGCGGGCGTCCGGAACGACCGGCCGGTGCTCCTGCTGATCCTGGCGGTCATCGGGACCGTCGTCGCGGCCGCCGTGGTGGCGGCGACCGTTCCCCGTCTCAGCCCCGCCGGG is a genomic window containing:
- a CDS encoding response regulator — encoded protein: MSDSGQGPRPVRVMVVDDHPMWRDAVARDLTEAGHEVVATAGEGRAAIRIAAAARPEVAVVDLQLPDISGVEVARALAAPGEDGEPAVRVLVLSASGEQQDVLDAVKAGATGYLLKSAAREEFLDAVRRTADGDAVFTPGLAGLVLGEYRRLAAAPRRADDDTPRLTERETEVLRLVAKGLTYKQIAQRLVLSHRTVQNHVQNTLNKLHLHNRVELVRYAIEKGLDQD
- a CDS encoding TIGR04222 domain-containing membrane protein — its product is MLAATGDTWGIPGSLFLTVYVFIALALTALAVAMRRTGAGSTPVRDLHAFEIAFLVGGRHRAVAAALASLRAEEAVESAGRGRLRATGGPGRSGVSTLDGAILAVIRGGREIATAELPDKYQVKRLLDDMQARLERRGLLNGADRRARLRLPALGLALLAAVGVVRVIAGVRNDRPVLLLILAVIGTVVAAAVVAATVPRLSPAGRRVLKEARREYAHLDPVNTPAWSTYGASGLAFAVAVYGLPAMSGFDPEFTDETELHRNMQAGGYTGTGGGCGGGDAGGGDGGGGGGCGGCGGGGCGG